From the genome of Deinococcus sp. AJ005, one region includes:
- a CDS encoding NAD(P)H-hydrate dehydratase yields MSEFILSPEGARRVDARLERAGLLDLAMEEAGRAVADAVQASFPDGPVLLLAGGGANGGDALVGARHLLALGRTVRVLAQTARHPLTRLNRRRLRAVGGEVQPLNPASLHRASVVSGVLVDGLLGTGFVPPLRPALAAVIEVLNIAHDAGLPVLSIDIPSGLDASCADVEGLSVRADMTVTFMGFKTASLFGEAATRSGRVTLAPLRVPPDWVREEALGIRTDDVGVAALLPVRTASAHKGTAGRVWIVGGHPGMVGAAALAGLGALRAGAGLVTVHSLADVPLVTPELMVRQHTDWHHALPELRASGLPDAVALGMGLGSQAVDVAREVLAWGIPTVLDADALHPELVGHGHPQCLWTPHPGEAARLLGVGTPEVTRDPLAAARRLQEVLGGTVVLKGGPSVVASAHALSVARGGHPGMASAGMGDTLSGVLVALLGQGLSAADAGVAGVRLHARAGELAARAHGYGLIASDVSDELGAAWLDLKLS; encoded by the coding sequence ATGAGCGAATTCATCCTGAGTCCAGAGGGTGCGCGGCGGGTAGATGCCCGCCTGGAGCGTGCCGGGCTGCTGGATCTGGCGATGGAGGAGGCCGGGCGCGCGGTGGCTGACGCCGTGCAAGCCTCCTTTCCAGACGGTCCGGTGCTGCTCCTGGCAGGCGGCGGGGCCAATGGGGGAGACGCCCTGGTGGGCGCCCGTCATCTGCTGGCACTGGGCCGGACGGTGCGCGTGCTGGCGCAGACTGCCAGACACCCCCTGACCCGTCTGAACCGCCGACGCCTGCGGGCCGTGGGGGGCGAGGTCCAGCCGCTGAATCCAGCTTCACTGCACCGCGCCTCCGTAGTCTCCGGGGTGCTGGTGGACGGCCTACTGGGAACGGGATTTGTGCCGCCGTTGCGCCCGGCTCTGGCAGCGGTCATTGAGGTTCTGAATATTGCCCATGACGCGGGCCTGCCGGTGCTGTCCATCGATATTCCCAGCGGTCTGGATGCCTCCTGTGCAGACGTGGAGGGTTTGAGTGTGCGCGCCGACATGACGGTGACATTCATGGGATTCAAGACGGCCTCGCTGTTCGGTGAGGCCGCCACACGCTCAGGCCGGGTCACGCTTGCACCGCTGCGGGTGCCGCCCGATTGGGTGCGTGAGGAAGCCCTTGGCATTCGCACGGACGATGTGGGAGTGGCCGCGCTGCTGCCCGTGCGAACGGCGAGCGCACATAAGGGCACGGCGGGGCGGGTCTGGATCGTGGGCGGCCACCCCGGCATGGTGGGAGCGGCGGCGCTGGCCGGACTGGGTGCGCTGCGGGCCGGAGCGGGGTTGGTGACGGTGCATTCGCTGGCGGACGTGCCCCTGGTCACCCCTGAATTGATGGTCCGGCAGCACACCGATTGGCACCATGCCCTGCCCGAACTGCGCGCCTCTGGCCTGCCCGATGCCGTGGCGCTGGGCATGGGTCTGGGATCGCAGGCTGTGGATGTGGCCCGCGAGGTGCTGGCCTGGGGCATTCCCACCGTGCTGGACGCCGACGCCCTGCACCCCGAACTGGTGGGCCACGGCCATCCGCAGTGTCTGTGGACCCCGCATCCCGGCGAGGCGGCGCGGCTGCTGGGGGTGGGGACTCCAGAGGTTACGCGCGATCCTCTGGCGGCGGCGCGGCGTTTGCAAGAGGTACTGGGCGGCACGGTGGTTCTCAAGGGTGGCCCCAGTGTCGTCGCCTCAGCCCACGCCCTGAGCGTCGCGCGCGGCGGGCATCCGGGCATGGCCTCGGCGGGGATGGGAGACACGCTGTCGGGCGTTCTGGTAGCGCTGCTGGGCCAGGGCCTGAGCGCCGCCGACGCCGGGGTGGCCGGGGTGCGGCTGCATGCCCGCGCGGGCGAACTGGCCGCCAGGGCGCATGGCTACGGTCTGATCGCCAGCGACGTGTCGGATGAGCTGGGGGCCGCGTGGCTGGACTTGAAGCTGTCGTGA
- a CDS encoding DUF4388 domain-containing protein, with protein MQGLLEDLPLLGILELIHTTRQTGVLDVQAEVPYTVTFVSGEIISGGILDWMGLDALYASPLLPESGTFDFTHRPVAGQPLGPYGHLTTDWARVSDEWEKVCEAIVSPSRCFQGDLFPFSGQNGSSVRGAARELDIPVFQAAQMVVGALKQGRLWPLDRYEWYRLRLQPAGPRAKLHPVARHLNGKRTLGEATGAGLPQHDVRDYLLGELRLGLRFPGSGWVLRDLVWEQKYGHVPVPSTDQLPSPS; from the coding sequence ATGCAGGGACTTCTTGAGGACCTACCACTGCTGGGCATTCTGGAACTGATCCACACCACGCGCCAAACTGGTGTGTTGGACGTTCAGGCCGAGGTGCCGTACACCGTGACCTTCGTTTCCGGTGAGATCATCTCGGGCGGCATCTTGGACTGGATGGGGCTGGACGCGCTGTACGCCAGTCCTCTGCTGCCCGAGAGCGGCACATTCGACTTCACGCACCGTCCGGTAGCGGGGCAGCCGCTGGGACCCTACGGCCACCTGACCACCGACTGGGCGCGCGTCAGCGACGAATGGGAAAAGGTCTGCGAGGCCATCGTCAGCCCCAGCCGCTGCTTTCAGGGTGATCTGTTTCCTTTCAGCGGCCAGAACGGCAGTTCGGTGCGTGGCGCGGCCCGCGAGCTGGATATTCCGGTGTTCCAGGCGGCGCAGATGGTGGTGGGCGCGCTCAAACAGGGACGGCTGTGGCCGCTGGACCGCTACGAGTGGTACCGGCTGCGGCTCCAGCCTGCCGGGCCGCGCGCCAAGCTTCATCCGGTGGCCCGCCACCTGAACGGCAAACGCACGCTGGGCGAGGCCACTGGGGCGGGCCTGCCCCAGCATGACGTGCGCGATTATCTGCTGGGCGAGCTGCGGCTGGGCCTGCGCTTTCCAGGCAGTGGCTGGGTGCTGCGCGACCTGGTCTGGGAGCAGAAATATGGACATGTCCCGGTGCCCAGCACAGACCAGCTCCCCTCGCCCTCTTGA
- a CDS encoding chloride channel protein → MRSPLPRAVLTRLETGRVVVLSVLVGALVGGLSILLRLLLEAVLRLGALVTGYAPPGTPGEGGLLMAFGDALPWGLLALPVVGALYAWLVPAAAGDALGQLVRGYHARGQWAAPVIQLRTLLGTVLAYGTGLLVGRDSAFTTTGQLGARLLGRFTRLDAVEARTLTLAGAAAALGAVLHAPLAAAVLIAEVLYCRFEFEFEVVMPCVLAAVAGTAVYGLAFGFTPLLSVPVLGVPSSAQLPALLGVALAATLAGWLSLLAVRAVPERWASGKLRPLLGGLFGLLTAAVAFYGTPAVLGDGSGWVQLGVSDFVGTDGGVAGAWRWLLLALGARLAFGGGVLPSVGVGGLIGAGLGSLLGVDPALSTLIGLVAYLTVTLNVPLAATLLAVAWGGEALLPSALLAAGLAHVLSGTDGLVPGQVASRAQSGVHQGGPGLIGGLAQLPDSVRFIPRRAVDPAPETAQDAPAVPYDGLPTPSAEALPDLPSLPSNERELYRRGVPPGWRGARLKLLSLPPGVEVVGLVRDGTVRLPHPEMRLTTDDELVFLARPDAYAALEGLLRLPGA, encoded by the coding sequence ATGCGTTCCCCCCTGCCACGCGCCGTGTTGACCCGACTGGAAACGGGACGGGTGGTGGTTCTCAGTGTGCTGGTGGGGGCGCTGGTGGGCGGCCTGAGTATCCTGCTGCGCCTGCTGCTGGAAGCAGTCCTGCGCCTGGGCGCGCTGGTGACGGGCTACGCGCCCCCCGGCACTCCCGGCGAGGGCGGCCTGCTGATGGCCTTTGGCGACGCGTTGCCTTGGGGGCTGCTGGCCCTGCCCGTGGTGGGGGCGCTGTACGCGTGGCTGGTGCCGGCGGCAGCGGGAGACGCGCTGGGCCAACTGGTGCGCGGCTACCACGCACGCGGGCAGTGGGCTGCGCCCGTGATTCAGCTCCGCACGCTACTGGGCACGGTGCTGGCCTACGGAACGGGTCTGCTGGTGGGCCGCGATTCGGCCTTTACCACTACTGGGCAACTGGGCGCGCGGCTGCTGGGGCGCTTCACGCGGCTGGACGCCGTGGAGGCCCGCACGCTGACCCTGGCTGGAGCGGCGGCGGCGTTGGGGGCCGTGCTGCATGCGCCACTGGCTGCCGCCGTACTGATTGCGGAGGTGCTGTACTGCCGCTTCGAGTTCGAGTTCGAGGTGGTCATGCCCTGTGTGCTAGCCGCCGTGGCAGGAACAGCGGTGTACGGGCTGGCCTTCGGCTTCACGCCGCTGCTCAGCGTGCCAGTGCTGGGGGTGCCGTCTTCAGCCCAGCTTCCAGCGTTGCTGGGAGTGGCCCTGGCCGCGACGCTGGCCGGGTGGCTGTCGCTGCTGGCGGTGCGCGCCGTTCCCGAACGCTGGGCCAGTGGCAAACTGCGTCCGCTGCTGGGCGGGCTGTTCGGGCTGCTGACTGCCGCTGTCGCCTTTTACGGCACCCCCGCCGTGCTGGGCGACGGCAGCGGCTGGGTACAACTGGGCGTCTCGGATTTCGTGGGCACAGACGGCGGCGTGGCGGGCGCATGGCGCTGGCTGCTGCTGGCGCTGGGCGCGCGGCTGGCCTTCGGCGGCGGCGTGCTGCCCTCGGTGGGGGTGGGGGGACTGATCGGCGCGGGGCTGGGCAGCCTGCTGGGCGTGGACCCGGCACTGTCTACCCTGATCGGGCTGGTGGCCTACCTGACCGTGACCCTGAACGTGCCGCTGGCCGCCACGTTGCTGGCGGTGGCCTGGGGCGGCGAGGCCCTGCTGCCCAGCGCGCTTCTGGCGGCTGGACTGGCCCACGTCCTGAGCGGCACGGACGGTCTGGTGCCGGGACAGGTCGCCTCCCGCGCCCAGAGCGGCGTGCATCAGGGCGGGCCGGGATTGATCGGTGGGCTGGCCCAGTTACCAGACTCGGTGCGTTTTATCCCGCGCCGCGCCGTGGACCCTGCCCCGGAAACGGCCCAGGACGCGCCCGCTGTTCCGTATGACGGGCTTCCCACACCATCTGCCGAGGCACTGCCCGATCTGCCTTCTCTGCCCTCCAACGAGCGCGAACTGTACCGCCGGGGCGTGCCGCCGGGCTGGCGCGGCGCGCGCCTGAAATTGCTGAGCCTGCCGCCTGGGGTAGAGGTGGTGGGCCTTGTCCGGGACGGCACGGTGCGGCTGCCCCACCCAGAAATGCGCCTGACCACCGACGACGAACTGGTTTTCCTGGCCCGCCCGGACGCCTACGCCGCGCTGGAGGGCCTGCTGAGACTGCCGGGGGCCTGA
- the sodA gene encoding superoxide dismutase [Mn], with amino-acid sequence MAYQVPPLPYGYDALAPHIDTRTMEIHHDKHHQAYVDNANKALEGTEFADMPVEELITKLDSVPADKKTALRNNAGGHANHSLFWTVMGPQGSKQPSGELMTAIVGAFGSFEDFKKKFEDAAKTRFGSGWAWLVVQSGKLAVVSTANQDNPLMGEAISGTSGTPVLGVDVWEHAYYLNYQNKRPDYLEAFWNVVNWDEVAKRYAAAK; translated from the coding sequence ATGGCTTACCAAGTTCCCCCCCTGCCCTACGGCTACGACGCCTTGGCCCCCCACATCGATACCCGCACCATGGAAATCCACCACGACAAGCACCATCAGGCGTACGTGGACAACGCCAACAAGGCGCTGGAAGGCACCGAGTTCGCCGACATGCCCGTCGAGGAACTGATCACCAAGTTGGACAGCGTGCCTGCCGACAAGAAGACGGCTCTGCGGAACAACGCGGGCGGCCACGCCAACCACAGCCTGTTCTGGACCGTGATGGGACCCCAGGGCAGCAAGCAGCCTAGCGGCGAACTGATGACCGCCATCGTGGGTGCGTTCGGTTCCTTTGAAGACTTCAAGAAGAAGTTCGAGGACGCCGCCAAGACCCGCTTCGGCAGTGGCTGGGCATGGCTGGTCGTGCAAAGCGGCAAGCTGGCCGTGGTCAGCACTGCCAACCAGGACAACCCCCTGATGGGGGAGGCGATCTCTGGAACCAGCGGCACCCCGGTCCTGGGCGTGGACGTGTGGGAACACGCCTATTACCTCAACTACCAGAACAAGCGCCCCGACTATCTGGAAGCGTTCTGGAATGTCGTCAACTGGGATGAAGTCGCCAAGCGCTACGCCGCCGCGAAGTAA
- a CDS encoding NAD(P)/FAD-dependent oxidoreductase produces the protein MKTLILGAGYAGLAVATKMKPYAGLEALLVEQNAFHTFETRLHEAAAHNTRVTLPLAPLLRGTGVELEQASVEGVNLDEREVTLKDGRVLTYDTLVVGLGSVTNFYRIPGLAENASELKQLSDADDIFNFVNRAFSGEFQGVRDIVVGGAGLTGVELVTELAQRAELLSKARGLPPMNIYLVEAGPKILPVLDDALRGKAQRTLEDYGIHVMTGHRLMQATAETVTVQTPDGEQKIIPAGKIIWTGGIQARDILKGEKLEKGPGGRVAVDDKLRARGYPEVFVIGDMGLALNQEGKPVPTTAQHAGQQGRLTGKNLMRLARGEEIETYEPTTLGEFVSLGGLMAVGWMKLPWNQKLAITGGIAHVMKRASEWRWRASID, from the coding sequence ATGAAAACCCTGATCCTCGGTGCTGGCTATGCAGGTCTGGCCGTCGCCACCAAAATGAAGCCCTACGCTGGTCTGGAAGCCCTGCTGGTCGAGCAGAACGCTTTTCATACCTTTGAAACCCGTCTGCACGAGGCCGCCGCACACAACACCCGCGTGACCCTACCGCTGGCTCCGCTGCTGCGCGGCACCGGCGTGGAGCTAGAGCAGGCCAGCGTGGAGGGGGTCAATCTCGACGAGCGTGAGGTGACCCTGAAAGACGGGCGCGTGCTGACCTACGACACCCTGGTGGTGGGTCTGGGCAGCGTGACCAACTTCTACCGCATTCCCGGTCTGGCCGAGAACGCCAGTGAACTCAAGCAGCTCAGCGACGCCGACGACATCTTCAACTTCGTCAACCGCGCTTTCAGCGGTGAATTCCAGGGCGTGCGCGACATCGTGGTGGGCGGCGCGGGCCTGACCGGCGTGGAACTGGTCACCGAGCTGGCCCAGCGCGCCGAACTGCTGAGCAAGGCGCGTGGCCTGCCCCCCATGAACATCTATCTGGTAGAAGCCGGACCCAAGATCCTGCCGGTGCTGGACGACGCCCTGCGCGGGAAGGCCCAGCGCACGCTGGAGGATTACGGTATCCACGTCATGACCGGCCACCGCCTGATGCAGGCCACCGCCGAGACCGTGACCGTGCAGACCCCCGACGGCGAGCAGAAGATCATTCCGGCAGGCAAGATCATCTGGACCGGCGGCATTCAGGCCCGCGACATTCTGAAGGGTGAGAAGCTGGAGAAAGGCCCCGGTGGACGCGTGGCCGTGGACGACAAGCTGCGTGCCAGGGGCTACCCCGAAGTGTTCGTGATCGGTGATATGGGCCTGGCACTGAACCAGGAGGGCAAGCCCGTACCCACCACCGCCCAGCACGCCGGACAGCAGGGCCGCCTGACGGGCAAGAACCTGATGCGTCTGGCGAGGGGCGAGGAGATCGAGACCTACGAACCCACCACCCTGGGCGAGTTCGTGAGCCTCGGCGGGTTGATGGCCGTGGGCTGGATGAAGCTGCCGTGGAACCAGAAACTTGCCATCACTGGCGGCATAGCCCACGTCATGAAGCGCGCCTCGGAATGGCGCTGGCGGGCCAGCATCGACTGA
- a CDS encoding (2Fe-2S)-binding protein: MNVTVNVNGKPYTRDVEPRTLLVHFLREDLLLTGTHVGCDTSQCGACTVHVNGEAVKSCTVLAVQADGMDVKTIEGMGTPGDLHPLQTGFWEKHGLQCGYCTPGMIMASAELLKHNANPSEEEIRYHLEGNYCRCTGYHNIVKAVQHAAEIMAQGEQAGQAADD, translated from the coding sequence ATGAACGTGACCGTCAACGTCAACGGCAAACCCTACACCCGTGATGTGGAACCCAGAACGCTCCTCGTCCATTTTCTGCGTGAGGACCTGCTGCTCACCGGCACGCACGTCGGCTGCGACACCAGCCAGTGCGGGGCCTGTACCGTGCATGTGAACGGCGAGGCCGTCAAGAGCTGCACCGTGCTGGCCGTCCAGGCCGATGGAATGGATGTCAAGACCATCGAGGGCATGGGCACGCCCGGCGATCTGCACCCCCTCCAGACCGGCTTCTGGGAAAAACACGGCCTGCAATGCGGCTACTGCACCCCCGGCATGATCATGGCGAGTGCGGAACTGCTGAAGCATAACGCCAACCCCAGCGAGGAAGAAATCCGTTACCACCTGGAAGGCAACTACTGCCGCTGCACCGGCTATCACAACATCGTCAAGGCTGTGCAGCACGCGGCGGAGATCATGGCGCAGGGCGAGCAGGCGGGACAGGCAGCGGACGACTAA